In Balnearium lithotrophicum, the sequence CAGTTCTTGAAAACATAAAGGCTGAAAAGGAAGGTGCAGCTTAAAATCTACTTTTCATAAAGGAGGAAGCGAAATGGCTGAAATCACAAAGGAACAAATTATTGAAGCTATCAAGAACATGACAGTTCTTGAGCTTGTTGACCTCATTAATGCTATCAAGGAAGAGTTCGGTGTATCCGACATGCCAGTTGTTGCTGCTGCAGGACCTGTTGCTGCTGGTGGAGCTGCCGGAGCAGCCGAAGAGGAGAAAACAGAATTTGACGTAATTCTCAAGTCACCTGGAGCTAAGAAGATTCAGGTTATCAAGGTTGTTAGGGAAATTACAGGGCTTGGACTTAAGGAAGCTAAGGAGTTGGTTG encodes:
- the rplL gene encoding 50S ribosomal protein L7/L12, which codes for MTKEQIIEAIKNMTVLELVDLINAIKEEFGVSDMPVVAAAGPVAAGGAAGAAEEEKTEFDVILKSPGAKKIQVIKVVREITGLGLKEAKELVDNAPKPVKEGVSKEEAEEIKKKLEEAGAEVEVK